A section of the Oryzias melastigma strain HK-1 linkage group LG14, ASM292280v2, whole genome shotgun sequence genome encodes:
- the srsf1b gene encoding serine/arginine-rich splicing factor 1B: MSGGLVRGPAGSNDCRIYVGNLPPDIRSKDVEDLFYKYGSIRDIDLKNRRGGPPFAFVQFEDPRDAEDAVYGRDGYDYDGYRLRVEFPRSGRGGGGGGGGGGGGGGGGGMGPPRGRYGPPSRRSENRVIVSGLPPSGSWQDLKDHMREAGDVCYADVYRDGTGVVEFVRKEDMTYAVRKLDNTKFRSHEGETAYIRVKMDGPRSPSYGRSRSRSRSRSRSKSRSRSYSPRRNRASPRYSPRRSNSRSRSRSRSRSRSRSRSRT; this comes from the exons ATGTCCGGAGGACTCGTTCGAGGACCCGCGGGAAGTAACGATTGTCGGATATATGTTGGGAATCTTCCCCCCGACATTCGCTCCAAAGACGTGGAGGATTTGTTTTACAAATATGGATCAATTCGTGACATTGATCTGAAAAACCGCCGGGGAGGACCGCCTTTTGCCTTTGTGCAGTTCGAGGATCCGAG GGACGCTGAGGATGCTGTGTACGGAAGAGATGGTTACGATTATGATGGTTACCGTCTGCGTGTGGAGTTTCCGAGAAGTGGGAGGGGAGGtggtggcggcggcggtggtggtggcggcggcggcggaggTGGAGGAATGGGCCCGCCAAGGGGGAGGTATGGTCCCCCCTCTCGGCGCTCCGAGAACAGGGTGATTGTGTCAG GTCTTCCCCCCAGTGGGAGCTGGCAGGACCTGAAGGATCACATGCGGGAGGCAGGTGATGTATGTTATGCTGATGTGTACCGTGATGGCACTGGAGTGGTGGAGTTTGTGCGCAAGGAAGATATGACGTACGCTGTGCGTAAATTGGATAACACAAAGTTCCGCTCCCATGAG GGAGAGACGGCCTACATCCGTGTGAAGATGGACGGCCCTCGCAGCCCCAGCTACGGTCGCTCTCGCTCTCGTAGCCGCAGTCGAAGCCGGAGCAAGAGCCGATCTCGCAGCTACTCCCCACGCCGCAACCGAGCCTCTCCCCGTTACTCGCCGCGGCGCTCCAACTCCCGCTCGCGATCACGTTCCCGTTCTCGCTCCCGCTCACGTTCTCGCTCCCGCACCTAA
- the dynll2b gene encoding dynein, light chain, LC8-type 2b yields the protein MSDKKAVIKNADMSEEMQQDAVDCAMQAMEKYNIEKDIAAYVKKEFDKKYNPTWHCIVGRNFGSYVTHETKHFIYFYLGQVAILLFKSG from the exons ATGTCGGACAAGAAGGCGGTAATCAAAAATGCAGACATGTCTGAGGAAATGCAGCAGGATGCAGTGGACTGTGCCATGCAAGCCATGGAGAAGTACAATATCGAGAAGGATATTGCTGCATATGTCAAGAAG gagtttgacaaaaaatacaaccCAACATGGCACTGCATTGTTGGGAGGAACTTTGGTAGCTATGTGACCCACGAGACGAAGCATTTCATCTACTTCTACTTGGGTCAAGTAGCTATTCTGCTGTTCAAGTCCGGCTGA